The Amycolatopsis mongoliensis genome includes a window with the following:
- a CDS encoding YihY/virulence factor BrkB family protein has product MVAGRRKTPEGPGELSKGTWGGVLKHTFKQFNRDNLTDWAAALTYYAVLSLFPGIIVLTAILGLLGPTAIQTVIDTVNQVVPGQGKDILVGAIKELAGSRTLAGPLAILGLLGALWSASGYVGAFMRASNSIYGMPEGRPIWKTIPLRIALTIGIVVLLAACALGVVATGSVARRIGDLIGLGPTGILVWEIAKWPVIALLVSLAFALLYWVGPNVRQPGFKWLTPGGLVAVLLWVLASAGFALYVANFGSYNKTYGSLAGVIVFLVWLWISNLAVVLGAELDAELARGRTIEEGHAEDQEEPFLPPRDTKAMDDDEAASVAKETERS; this is encoded by the coding sequence ATGGTGGCCGGACGAAGGAAAACGCCCGAAGGACCGGGCGAACTGTCCAAAGGGACGTGGGGCGGGGTGCTCAAGCACACCTTCAAGCAGTTCAACCGGGACAACCTGACCGACTGGGCGGCCGCGCTGACCTACTACGCGGTGCTGTCGCTGTTCCCGGGCATCATCGTGCTCACGGCGATCCTCGGCCTGCTGGGCCCGACCGCGATCCAGACCGTGATCGACACCGTCAACCAGGTCGTTCCGGGGCAGGGCAAGGACATTCTCGTCGGCGCGATCAAGGAGCTGGCCGGCTCGCGCACCCTGGCCGGGCCGCTGGCGATCCTCGGCCTGCTCGGCGCGCTGTGGTCGGCGTCCGGCTACGTCGGCGCGTTCATGCGCGCATCGAACTCGATCTACGGCATGCCCGAAGGACGCCCGATCTGGAAGACGATCCCGCTGCGGATCGCGCTGACGATCGGCATCGTCGTGCTGCTGGCGGCGTGCGCGCTGGGCGTGGTCGCGACCGGCTCGGTCGCCCGCCGGATCGGCGACCTGATCGGCCTCGGGCCGACCGGGATCCTGGTGTGGGAGATCGCGAAGTGGCCGGTGATCGCGCTGCTCGTCAGCCTGGCGTTCGCGCTGCTGTACTGGGTCGGGCCGAACGTGCGGCAGCCGGGGTTCAAGTGGCTGACGCCGGGCGGGCTGGTGGCCGTGCTGCTGTGGGTGCTGGCGTCAGCGGGATTCGCGCTGTACGTCGCGAACTTCGGCTCCTACAACAAGACCTACGGTTCGCTGGCCGGGGTGATCGTGTTCCTTGTATGGTTGTGGATCTCGAACCTCGCGGTCGTGCTGGGGGCGGAGCTGGACGCCGAGCTGGCCCGCGGGCGCACGATCGAGGAGGGGCACGCGGAGGACCAGGAGGAGCCCTTCCTGCCGCCGCGCGACACGAAGGCGATGGACGACGACGAAGCCGCGAGCGTGGCGAAGGAAACCGAACGGAGCTGA
- a CDS encoding CocE/NonD family hydrolase — protein MRAVTSLPYEITETDHVRIPVSDGTVLSARIWRPVASDTEPVPAILEYIPYRKRDLAAPRDSIHHPYLAGHGYACVRVDIRGTGESEGVLADEYLEREQLDAEDVLEWIAARPWCTGDTGMMGISWGAFAALQVAARKPPSLRAIVISSFTDDRFADDMHYMGGCLLSDNVAESGTMFAYATLPPDPAVAGERWRGMWRERLENCSLWIGNWLAHQRRDDYWRHASVCGNYSDVQVPVLASSGWADGYSNAVIRLLAHLDVPRRGLIGPWSHKYPHLGEPGPAIGYLQEVVTWWDHWLRGEENQAMDGPMLRTWMQESVPPSTSYEDRPGRWVGESTWPSPHVRPTELPLAPHRLARPGETVEDEALTVSSPLSVGQFSGKWASYSAPPDLPYDQREEDGGSLVFDTDVLTERCEILGSPKVRLEVAADQPVAMVAARLSDVAPDGRATRVTYGLLNLTHRDGHDEPAPMEPGERCAVEIELNAVAQAFPAGHRIRLSLSTSYWPLAWPPPKPVQLSVHTGQSALELPVRPVAEPDELPARPFGEPEGTPPIPVTALTPGEQRWTVSRDLVDYHSALDIVKNAGTVRFDDLDLEVTRDVRERYSWEADDFCSPVAETEWVVTFARGEWQARSETRTRVSCTETEFVIDARLDGYDGARRIVSRNWHRRIPRDLV, from the coding sequence TTGCGAGCCGTCACCTCGCTGCCGTACGAAATCACCGAGACCGACCACGTCCGGATCCCGGTGTCCGACGGAACCGTCCTCTCCGCCCGCATCTGGCGGCCGGTCGCGTCGGACACCGAGCCGGTACCGGCGATCCTCGAATACATCCCCTACCGCAAGCGGGACCTCGCCGCGCCGCGCGACTCGATCCACCACCCCTACCTCGCCGGGCACGGGTACGCCTGCGTGCGCGTGGACATCCGCGGCACCGGCGAGTCCGAGGGGGTCCTGGCCGACGAGTACCTCGAACGCGAGCAGCTCGACGCCGAGGACGTCCTGGAGTGGATCGCCGCGCGGCCGTGGTGCACCGGCGACACCGGGATGATGGGGATCTCGTGGGGCGCGTTCGCCGCCCTGCAGGTGGCGGCGCGGAAACCGCCGAGCCTGCGGGCGATCGTGATCTCGTCGTTCACCGACGACCGGTTCGCCGACGACATGCACTACATGGGCGGCTGCCTGCTCTCGGACAACGTCGCCGAGTCCGGGACCATGTTCGCCTACGCCACGCTGCCGCCGGACCCGGCCGTCGCCGGCGAGCGGTGGCGCGGGATGTGGCGGGAGCGGCTGGAGAACTGCAGCCTGTGGATCGGGAACTGGCTCGCCCACCAGCGCCGTGACGACTACTGGCGGCACGCCTCGGTCTGCGGGAACTACAGCGACGTCCAGGTCCCGGTGCTCGCCTCGAGCGGCTGGGCCGACGGCTACTCCAACGCCGTCATCCGGCTGCTCGCCCACCTCGACGTCCCGCGGCGCGGCCTGATCGGGCCCTGGTCGCACAAGTACCCGCACCTCGGCGAGCCGGGGCCGGCCATCGGCTACCTCCAGGAAGTCGTGACGTGGTGGGACCACTGGCTCCGCGGCGAGGAGAACCAGGCCATGGACGGCCCGATGCTGCGGACGTGGATGCAGGAGAGCGTCCCGCCCTCCACGTCCTACGAGGACCGGCCCGGCCGCTGGGTCGGGGAATCCACCTGGCCCTCGCCGCACGTGCGGCCCACCGAGCTGCCCCTGGCACCCCATCGCCTGGCTCGCCCCGGCGAGACCGTCGAAGACGAGGCGCTGACGGTGTCTTCCCCGCTTTCGGTCGGGCAGTTCAGCGGCAAGTGGGCGTCCTACAGCGCCCCGCCGGACCTGCCCTACGACCAGCGCGAAGAAGACGGCGGGTCGCTGGTCTTCGACACCGACGTGCTCACCGAGCGCTGCGAGATCCTCGGCTCGCCGAAGGTGCGGCTGGAGGTCGCGGCCGACCAGCCGGTCGCGATGGTCGCGGCCCGCCTGTCCGACGTCGCGCCGGACGGGCGCGCCACGCGCGTCACCTACGGCCTGCTCAACCTGACCCACCGCGACGGGCACGACGAGCCGGCGCCGATGGAACCCGGCGAGCGCTGCGCGGTCGAGATCGAGCTGAACGCCGTCGCGCAGGCTTTCCCGGCGGGCCACCGGATCCGGCTCTCGCTGTCCACTTCGTACTGGCCGCTGGCCTGGCCGCCGCCGAAGCCCGTGCAGCTGTCCGTCCACACCGGACAAAGCGCGCTGGAGCTGCCGGTGCGCCCGGTCGCCGAACCGGACGAGCTGCCGGCCCGGCCGTTCGGCGAACCCGAAGGCACGCCGCCGATCCCGGTGACCGCGCTGACGCCGGGGGAGCAGCGCTGGACCGTCTCGCGGGACCTCGTCGACTACCACTCCGCGCTGGACATCGTGAAGAACGCGGGCACCGTGCGCTTCGACGACCTCGACCTGGAGGTCACCCGCGACGTCCGGGAGCGCTACAGCTGGGAAGCCGACGACTTCTGCTCGCCGGTCGCGGAGACCGAGTGGGTCGTGACGTTCGCCCGCGGGGAGTGGCAGGCGCGCAGCGAGACCCGCACCCGCGTGTCGTGCACCGAGACGGAGTTCGTCATCGACGCCCGGCTCGACGGCTACGACGGCGCCCGCCGGATCGTCTCCCGCAACTGGCACCGGCGGATCCCGCGCGACCTGGTCTGA
- a CDS encoding NAD-dependent epimerase/dehydratase family protein: protein MRIVITGATGNVGTALLDALEPGDDLVGLARRLPDTTAEPYRRAGWRAVDVGVPGADRELTDLFESADAVVHLAWAISPVRGDPPMWRTNDHGTRHVLSAAAAARVPHLVVASSVAAYGPAPRWEKVPEAHPCTGIAHSAYSRGKAALETLLDRFEERHPEVGVARLRPCAILHRRAAGEFARWLLDPVVPARLVGGRGLPVPLWTDLRAQIVHTSDVAEAIRLILDARFTGPVNLAAPEVLDADALAAVLGGARLPVPKPLVQVAARAAWWTGALPLHPGWLELADRAALADTTLAETALGWQPRYDAASALAELVAGLRSGAGAASAPLAPPRRDGALARLRSLTRIGPSHQSQS from the coding sequence GTGCGCATCGTGATCACCGGGGCCACCGGCAACGTCGGGACAGCACTGCTGGACGCCCTCGAACCCGGCGACGACCTCGTCGGCTTGGCCCGCCGGCTGCCCGACACGACGGCCGAGCCGTACCGCCGGGCGGGCTGGCGCGCCGTCGACGTCGGGGTGCCCGGCGCCGACCGGGAGCTGACCGACCTGTTCGAGAGCGCCGACGCCGTCGTCCACCTCGCCTGGGCCATCTCGCCGGTGCGCGGCGACCCGCCGATGTGGCGCACCAACGACCACGGCACCCGTCATGTCCTGTCCGCGGCCGCGGCGGCCCGGGTGCCGCACCTGGTCGTCGCGTCTTCGGTGGCCGCCTACGGGCCCGCGCCGCGCTGGGAGAAGGTCCCCGAAGCGCATCCGTGCACCGGGATCGCGCACAGCGCCTACAGCCGGGGCAAGGCCGCGCTGGAGACCCTGCTCGACCGGTTCGAGGAGCGCCACCCGGAGGTCGGGGTCGCCCGGCTGCGGCCGTGCGCGATCCTGCACCGGCGCGCGGCCGGGGAGTTCGCGCGCTGGCTGCTCGACCCGGTGGTGCCCGCCCGGCTCGTCGGCGGCCGCGGGCTGCCGGTTCCGCTGTGGACGGACCTGCGCGCGCAGATCGTGCACACCTCCGACGTCGCCGAGGCGATCCGGCTGATCCTCGACGCCCGCTTCACCGGCCCGGTCAACCTCGCCGCGCCCGAGGTGCTGGACGCCGACGCGCTGGCCGCGGTCCTCGGCGGGGCCCGCCTCCCGGTTCCGAAGCCGTTGGTGCAGGTCGCGGCCCGGGCCGCGTGGTGGACCGGGGCGCTGCCGCTGCACCCGGGCTGGCTCGAGCTCGCCGACCGGGCGGCGCTCGCCGACACGACGCTGGCGGAGACGGCGCTGGGCTGGCAACCTCGGTACGACGCCGCGTCCGCGCTCGCCGAGCTGGTCGCCGGGCTCCGGTCGGGCGCGGGGGCGGCGAGTGCGCCCCTGGCTCCGCCGCGCCGCGACGGGGCCCTGGCCCGGCTCCGCTCCCTCACCCGGATCGGGCCGAGCCACCAGTCGCAGTCCTGA
- a CDS encoding SRPBCC family protein, with amino-acid sequence MTEVSRVIDVPPEAVFEVLADGWLYAGWVVGSSHIRDVEPEWPSVGSKIHHSVGPWPVHIQDETVVTAVEPGQSLSLEARGWPLGAAAVGLTLVPHGAGTLVRMTEHIVRGPGKVLPAALQSLLVKPRNTESLARLADLAVGKYARAKSGHPRP; translated from the coding sequence GTGACCGAGGTCAGCCGCGTGATCGACGTGCCCCCCGAGGCCGTGTTCGAGGTTCTCGCCGACGGCTGGCTCTACGCCGGCTGGGTGGTCGGGAGCTCGCACATCCGTGACGTCGAGCCGGAGTGGCCGTCGGTGGGCTCGAAGATCCACCACAGCGTCGGCCCGTGGCCGGTGCACATCCAGGACGAAACCGTCGTGACGGCGGTCGAACCGGGACAGTCGCTGTCCCTGGAAGCCCGCGGCTGGCCCCTCGGCGCGGCGGCGGTCGGGCTCACGCTCGTGCCGCACGGCGCGGGGACGCTCGTCCGGATGACCGAGCACATCGTCCGCGGGCCCGGGAAGGTGCTGCCGGCCGCACTGCAGTCGCTGCTGGTGAAGCCGCGGAACACGGAGTCGCTGGCCCGGCTGGCCGACCTGGCGGTCGGCAAGTACGCCCGGGCGAAGAGCGGCCACCCGCGCCCGTGA
- a CDS encoding phytoene desaturase family protein, which yields MSTEAADAVVIGAGHNGLVAANILADAGWSVLVLEATGHPGGAVRTAEVTEPGFRNDLFSAFYPLTAVSPAIKSLRLQDHGLRWRHAPDVLAHVLPDDRSVVLSRDVDRTAASVDEFAPGDGDAWRRLFEQWREIREPLLNALFTPFPPVRPALKLLRHTGTADALRLARMLTLPARRFGDELFAGEGARLLVAGNSAHSDLSVDNAGSAVFGWLLAMIGQDEGFPVPEGGAGELISALVRRLESRGGQVHCGRPVREVLVGGGRALGVRDADGNPVRARKAVLADVPAPLLYRELVGEECLPARLVEDLGKFEWDSATVKVDWALSSPIPWTAGAARGAGTVHLGADLDGLSAFGGELARGRTPRRPFLLLGQMTTTDPTRSPAGTEAAWAYTHVPRGTMENRAALERRAKRIEETVEANAPGFTGLIKARYLQGPAELADHNPGLVGGAINAGTTAIHQQLFFRPVPGTGRADTPVDRLFLAGASAHPGGAVHGGPGANAARAALARAGHLGGGYAAVIRAAHRAIYG from the coding sequence GTGAGTACCGAAGCCGCCGACGCCGTCGTGATCGGCGCCGGGCACAACGGCCTGGTGGCGGCGAACATCCTGGCGGACGCGGGCTGGTCGGTGCTCGTGCTGGAGGCGACCGGGCACCCCGGCGGTGCGGTCCGGACCGCCGAGGTCACCGAGCCCGGCTTCCGCAACGACCTGTTCAGCGCCTTCTACCCGCTCACGGCGGTGTCACCGGCGATCAAGAGCCTGCGGCTGCAGGACCACGGCCTGCGCTGGCGGCACGCGCCCGACGTGCTGGCCCACGTCCTGCCCGACGACCGGAGCGTGGTGCTCTCGCGCGACGTCGACCGCACGGCGGCGTCGGTCGACGAGTTCGCGCCCGGCGACGGCGACGCGTGGCGGCGCCTGTTCGAGCAGTGGCGGGAGATCCGCGAGCCCTTGCTGAACGCGTTGTTCACGCCGTTCCCACCGGTCCGCCCGGCGCTGAAGCTGCTGCGCCACACCGGTACCGCCGACGCGCTGCGCCTCGCGCGCATGCTGACCCTGCCGGCCCGCCGGTTCGGCGACGAGCTGTTCGCCGGGGAGGGCGCCCGGCTGCTGGTGGCGGGGAACTCCGCGCACAGCGACCTGTCCGTGGACAACGCGGGCAGCGCGGTCTTCGGCTGGCTGCTCGCGATGATCGGGCAGGACGAAGGGTTCCCGGTTCCCGAAGGCGGTGCGGGCGAGCTGATCTCGGCCCTGGTGCGCCGGCTGGAGTCCCGGGGCGGACAGGTCCACTGTGGACGTCCGGTGCGGGAGGTCCTCGTCGGCGGCGGCCGCGCGCTGGGCGTGCGTGACGCCGACGGCAACCCGGTCCGGGCGCGCAAGGCCGTGCTCGCCGACGTCCCCGCGCCGCTGCTGTACCGCGAGCTGGTGGGGGAGGAGTGCCTGCCCGCGCGGCTGGTCGAGGACCTCGGCAAGTTCGAATGGGACAGTGCGACGGTGAAGGTGGACTGGGCGCTGTCCAGCCCGATCCCGTGGACGGCCGGAGCCGCCCGCGGCGCCGGTACGGTCCACCTCGGGGCGGACCTGGACGGGCTGTCGGCGTTCGGTGGTGAGCTCGCGCGCGGCAGGACCCCGCGCCGGCCGTTCCTGCTGCTCGGCCAGATGACCACGACCGACCCGACGCGGTCGCCCGCGGGCACGGAGGCGGCGTGGGCGTACACGCACGTGCCGCGCGGCACGATGGAGAACCGCGCGGCCCTGGAGCGGCGGGCCAAGCGCATCGAGGAGACCGTCGAGGCGAACGCGCCCGGGTTCACCGGCCTGATCAAGGCCCGGTACCTGCAGGGGCCGGCCGAGCTGGCGGACCACAACCCGGGGCTGGTGGGTGGCGCGATCAACGCGGGGACGACGGCGATCCACCAGCAGCTGTTCTTCCGCCCGGTCCCGGGGACGGGACGCGCGGACACGCCGGTGGACCGGCTGTTCCTGGCGGGGGCGTCCGCGCATCCCGGCGGCGCGGTGCACGGCGGCCCGGGCGCGAACGCGGCGCGGGCCGCGCTGGCCCGCGCCGGCCACCTCGGGGGCGGCTACGCGGCGGTGATCCGCGCGGCCCACCGCGCGATCTACGGCTGA
- a CDS encoding VOC family protein, translated as MACRITELVLDCRDPDRLAEFWCAVLGYEVIGHEPDGLELGPPGGRFGEGPPTLVLARTEHPRRGKLPLHLDVSPAGCDQETELARLLALGARPADVGQDGSESWEVLQDPEGNEFCLLRKDVGAA; from the coding sequence ATGGCCTGCCGGATCACCGAGCTCGTGCTGGACTGCCGGGACCCCGACCGGCTCGCCGAGTTCTGGTGCGCGGTGCTCGGCTACGAGGTGATCGGCCACGAACCCGACGGCCTCGAGCTGGGCCCGCCCGGCGGCCGGTTCGGCGAGGGACCGCCGACGCTGGTGCTGGCCCGGACGGAGCACCCCCGCCGCGGGAAGCTGCCGCTGCACCTGGACGTGAGCCCGGCGGGCTGCGACCAGGAGACGGAGCTGGCCCGGTTGCTGGCACTGGGCGCGCGCCCGGCGGACGTGGGTCAGGACGGCAGTGAGTCCTGGGAGGTGCTGCAGGACCCGGAGGGCAACGAGTTCTGCCTGCTGCGCAAGGACGTCGGGGCGGCCTGA